A single region of the Ictalurus punctatus breed USDA103 chromosome 26, Coco_2.0, whole genome shotgun sequence genome encodes:
- the nt5c2b gene encoding cytosolic purine 5'-nucleotidase isoform X2, translating into MSFKSMFQDVRDAVDWVHFKGTLKEKTVENLEKYVVKDSKLPLLLSRMNEVGKVFLATNSDYKYTDKIMSYLFDFPYGPKQSPPHRPWQSYFDLILVDARKPLFFGEGTVLRQVDTTTGRLKIGTYTGPLQHGIVYSGGSSDIMCDLLGAKGKDILYIGDHIFGDILKSKKRQGWRTFLVIPELAQELHVWTDKSSLFEELQGLDIFLAELYKHLDSSSNERPDISAIQRRVKKVTHDMDMCYGMMGSLFRSGSRQTLFASQVMRYADLYAASFINLLYYPFSYLFRAAHVLMPHESTVEHTHVDTDTESPLATRNRHSVDCKEIECKRSQLTRSLSEIKPPNLFPQTPQEITHCHDEDDDEEEEEEEEEEE; encoded by the exons ATGTCCTTCAAGAGCATGTTCCAGGACGTGCGAGACGCTGTCGACTGGGTCCACTTTAAG GGAACGCTGAAGGAAAAAACAgtggagaatctggagaaatatGTGGTGAAAGAT TCTAAGCTGCCTCTGCTGCTCAGCCGCATGAACGAAGTTGGCAAAGTGTTCCTGGCCACCAACAGTGACTACAAATACACAGAT AAAATCATGTCCTACCTGTTTGATTTCCCTTACGGCCCAAAg CAAAGCCCTCCGCATCGCCCATGGCAGTCGTACTTCGATCTAATCCTGGTGGACGCACGGAAGCCACTGTTCTTTGGCGAGGGCACTGTACTGCGGCAGGTCGATACG ACCACCGGGAGGCTCAAGATCGGAACATATACTGGCCCTCTGCAGCACGGAATAGTCTATTCTGGAG GTTCCTCAGACATCATGTGTGACCTTTTGGGCGCTAAAGGGAAGGACATCCTCTACATTGGGGACCACATCTTTGGAGACATTCTGAAATCCAAAAAACGCCAAGGTTGGAGGACGTTCCTGGTGATCCCCGAACTCGCCCAGGAGCTGCACGTCTGGACCGACAAGAGCT CGCTGTTTGAAGAACTCCAGGGTCTGGACATTTTCTTGGCTGAGCTGTATAA GCATCTGGACAGCAGCAGCAACGAGAGACCAGACATTAGTGCCATCCAGAGGAGAGTGAAG AAAGTGACCCATGACATGGACATGTGCTACGGCATGATGGGTAGTCTGTTCCGCAGCGGCTCTCGACAGACCCTGTTCGCCTCGCAGGTGATGCGCTACGCCGATCTGTACGCTGCTTCCTTCATCAACCTGCTGTACTACCCATTCAGCTACCTTTTCAGAGCTGCACACGTACtg aTGCCACACGAGTCCACGGTGGAGCACACGCACGTCGACACGGACACCGAGTCGCCGCTGGCTACACGCAACCGCCACAGCGTCGACTGCAAGGAAATAGAATGCAAACGCAGCCAGCTGACACGCTCCCTGAGCGAAATCAAACCCCCTAACCTGTTCCCCCAGACTCCACAGGAGATCACACACTGCCATGATGAAGAcgatgatgaggaggaagaggaggaggaggaggaggaggaatag
- the nt5c2b gene encoding cytosolic purine 5'-nucleotidase isoform X1 produces the protein MTTSWSDRLQHYADLPANMDGLAMKKYRREAYHRVFVNRSLAMEKIKCFGFDMDYTLAVYKSPEYESLGFDLTVERLVFIGYPQELLSFVYDPSFPTRGLVFDTLYGNLLKVDSYGNILVCVHGFNFLRGPEIRELYSNKFIQRDDTERFYILNTLFNLPETYLYACLIDFFSNCDRYSSCETGFKDGDLFMSFKSMFQDVRDAVDWVHFKGTLKEKTVENLEKYVVKDSKLPLLLSRMNEVGKVFLATNSDYKYTDKIMSYLFDFPYGPKQSPPHRPWQSYFDLILVDARKPLFFGEGTVLRQVDTTTGRLKIGTYTGPLQHGIVYSGGSSDIMCDLLGAKGKDILYIGDHIFGDILKSKKRQGWRTFLVIPELAQELHVWTDKSSLFEELQGLDIFLAELYKHLDSSSNERPDISAIQRRVKKVTHDMDMCYGMMGSLFRSGSRQTLFASQVMRYADLYAASFINLLYYPFSYLFRAAHVLMPHESTVEHTHVDTDTESPLATRNRHSVDCKEIECKRSQLTRSLSEIKPPNLFPQTPQEITHCHDEDDDEEEEEEEEEEE, from the exons GGTATTCGTGAACAGAAGTTTGGCAATGGAGAAGATCAAATGCTTTGGTTTTGACATGGATTACACTTTAGCAG tgtATAAATCTCCAGAATACGAGTCCCTGGGTTTTGATCTGACTGTTGAGCGACTGGTTTTTATTGGCTATCCACAGGAACTGCTCAGCTTTGTCTATGATCCATCCTTCCCCACCAG AGGTCTGGTGTTTGATACGTTGTACGGTAACCTCCTGAAGGTGGATTCCTATGGAAACATCCTGGTGTGTGTTCATGGCTTTAACTTCCTGCGTGG GCCTGAAATCCGAGAGCTCTACTCCAATAAATTCATCCAGCGTGATGACACTGAACGCTTCTACATCCTTAACACTCTCTTCAATCTGCCAG AAACCTACCTCTACGCCTGCCTCATTGACTTCTTCTCCAACTGCGACCGGTACTCGAG CTGTGAGACAGGCTTCAAAGACGGAGACCTCTTCATGTCCTTCAAGAGCATGTTCCAGGACGTGCGAGACGCTGTCGACTGGGTCCACTTTAAG GGAACGCTGAAGGAAAAAACAgtggagaatctggagaaatatGTGGTGAAAGAT TCTAAGCTGCCTCTGCTGCTCAGCCGCATGAACGAAGTTGGCAAAGTGTTCCTGGCCACCAACAGTGACTACAAATACACAGAT AAAATCATGTCCTACCTGTTTGATTTCCCTTACGGCCCAAAg CAAAGCCCTCCGCATCGCCCATGGCAGTCGTACTTCGATCTAATCCTGGTGGACGCACGGAAGCCACTGTTCTTTGGCGAGGGCACTGTACTGCGGCAGGTCGATACG ACCACCGGGAGGCTCAAGATCGGAACATATACTGGCCCTCTGCAGCACGGAATAGTCTATTCTGGAG GTTCCTCAGACATCATGTGTGACCTTTTGGGCGCTAAAGGGAAGGACATCCTCTACATTGGGGACCACATCTTTGGAGACATTCTGAAATCCAAAAAACGCCAAGGTTGGAGGACGTTCCTGGTGATCCCCGAACTCGCCCAGGAGCTGCACGTCTGGACCGACAAGAGCT CGCTGTTTGAAGAACTCCAGGGTCTGGACATTTTCTTGGCTGAGCTGTATAA GCATCTGGACAGCAGCAGCAACGAGAGACCAGACATTAGTGCCATCCAGAGGAGAGTGAAG AAAGTGACCCATGACATGGACATGTGCTACGGCATGATGGGTAGTCTGTTCCGCAGCGGCTCTCGACAGACCCTGTTCGCCTCGCAGGTGATGCGCTACGCCGATCTGTACGCTGCTTCCTTCATCAACCTGCTGTACTACCCATTCAGCTACCTTTTCAGAGCTGCACACGTACtg aTGCCACACGAGTCCACGGTGGAGCACACGCACGTCGACACGGACACCGAGTCGCCGCTGGCTACACGCAACCGCCACAGCGTCGACTGCAAGGAAATAGAATGCAAACGCAGCCAGCTGACACGCTCCCTGAGCGAAATCAAACCCCCTAACCTGTTCCCCCAGACTCCACAGGAGATCACACACTGCCATGATGAAGAcgatgatgaggaggaagaggaggaggaggaggaggaggaatag